The Hymenobacter sp. DG01 sequence CTGGGAGAGGTAGTGGACGAAACGCTGGCGGCTGAGCTACCCGCCCGGGGCTCCTACCGCCGCCTGCCCGCCCTGATTCGGGTACTTCAGGTTGAGCAGATCATTATTGCCATTGAGCCTTCCGAGCACCGGGTTATTGAAGAAATCCTGACCCTGCTGGAGGGTACGCCCGCCCGGGTAAGCATCCTGCCCGACCTTTACCAGATGCTGCTGGGCTCGGTGAAGGTGAGCCATGTGTTCGGGACCCCACTCATTGAAATCAAGCAGGACCTGCTGCCGCCCTGGCAGCGGGTGCTGAAGCGCCTGCTCGATGTGGTTTTATCGGTGCTGTTTCTGCTGCTGGCCTGGCCCGTGTATGCCTTTACAGCCGTGATGGTCAAGCTCTCTTCGCCCGGCCCGGTGTTTTACTCCCAGGAGCGTATTGGGAGGCACGCGCAGCCGTTCCGCATCTATAAGTTTCGCTCTATGTACGTGGATGCCGAGCGGCAGGGCCCGGCCCTGAGCTCCGACCACGACCCCCGTATTACGCCCTGGGGCCGCTTTATGCGTAAGGTGCGCCTTGATGAGCTGCCCCAGTTCTGGAACGTTATCCGGGGCGATATGAGCATAGTAGGGCCCCGGCCGGAGCGGCAGTTCTTCATCGACCAGATTATGCAGCTGGCTCCGCACTACCGCCACCTGCACCGGGTGCGGCCCGGCCTCACCTCCTTGGGCCAGGTGAAGTATGGCTACGCCGAAACCGTTCCGCAAATGGTAGAGCGCCTTAAGTTCGACATTCTCTATATCGAGAACATGAGCCTGGCCATGGACTTCCGGGTGCTGCTCTACACGCTGAAAATCATTATTGAAGGCCGGGGGAAATAGCGGACGATGTGGGCAATGCAGCACAGGCAAGGAGTGTGAAAACTTTCATCCGTACCAAGCGTGTTTTGCTACTTTGCTCCCAGCCTGCTGGTCGTATTTACCACATTTAGCGCATTCACTCTGTGTTCACCGGAATCATTGAAACCTTAGGCACCATCACCGACGTGCGTCGGGATGCCACCAATATTCACTTCACCGTAGCTTCCGGCTTTGCCTCGGAGCTGAAAATCGACCAGAGCGTGGCCCACGACGGCGTGTGCCTGACGGTGGTAGCCGTGGATGCAGCGGCCGGCACCCACGTGGTAACCGCCATCGACGAAACCCTGCAAAAAACCAACCTGAGCCAGTGGGCACCGGGTCGGAGGGTAAACCTGGAGCGCTGCCTGGCGGCGGGTGGCCGCTTTGATGGACACATCGTGCAAGGCCACGTGGACCTCACGGCCGAGTGCGAAGCAGTGGAGGACCAGAACGGCTCCTGGCTGTTTCGCTTCCGCCACGAGCCCGGCCCCGGCCGCGTAACCGTAGAGAAGGGCTCCATCTGCATCAATGGCACCAGTCTGACCTGCTTCAACAGCACCGACGACGGCTTTTCGGTGGCCATC is a genomic window containing:
- a CDS encoding sugar transferase, with amino-acid sequence MIRTLQKLKLIGADFGAALLAWMCFFLLRKYLLQEINVNYRFAADAAFLSGSALLIAGFWTALYALIGEYNDIFRKSRLSELIRLGQVSVLGAIIIFFALLLDDQGVQNYHSYYKTISAYFLLHFSLTAVLRVWAVSSVQRLVRGGVITFNTLLVGSGALARDTYQELRRTGRHLGLRLVGFTPLGEVVDETLAAELPARGSYRRLPALIRVLQVEQIIIAIEPSEHRVIEEILTLLEGTPARVSILPDLYQMLLGSVKVSHVFGTPLIEIKQDLLPPWQRVLKRLLDVVLSVLFLLLAWPVYAFTAVMVKLSSPGPVFYSQERIGRHAQPFRIYKFRSMYVDAERQGPALSSDHDPRITPWGRFMRKVRLDELPQFWNVIRGDMSIVGPRPERQFFIDQIMQLAPHYRHLHRVRPGLTSLGQVKYGYAETVPQMVERLKFDILYIENMSLAMDFRVLLYTLKIIIEGRGK
- a CDS encoding riboflavin synthase produces the protein MFTGIIETLGTITDVRRDATNIHFTVASGFASELKIDQSVAHDGVCLTVVAVDAAAGTHVVTAIDETLQKTNLSQWAPGRRVNLERCLAAGGRFDGHIVQGHVDLTAECEAVEDQNGSWLFRFRHEPGPGRVTVEKGSICINGTSLTCFNSTDDGFSVAIIPYTYEHTTFQDLRPGHRVNLEFDIVGKYVAKLLGK